A genomic stretch from Malus domestica chromosome 15, GDT2T_hap1 includes:
- the LOC103415131 gene encoding uncharacterized protein, with the protein MTNLAKLEYAALDITGKNYLTWVLDTKIHLEAGNLGDTIREESSLSSQNRAKAMIFIRRHLDEALKSEYLTVEDPLALWEALRSRYNHQTTVILPKARYEWSHLRIQDFKSVAEYNYALFRITSQMKLCGDTITDEILLEKTYSTFHANNVLLQQQYRARGYTEYNQLISVLLVAEQNNELLMKNHNSRPTGSAPFPEVNDTSLEVNATSSGGNYHKQGRGHKRGR; encoded by the coding sequence atgacgaACTTGGCTAAGCTTGAATatgctgccctggacattaccgggaagaattaccttacttGGGTACttgataccaagatccatctggaagcagggaatcttggagataccatcaggGAAGAAAGCAGCTTATCTTCTCAAAATCGGGCGAAGGCTATGATCTTTATTCGCcgccatcttgatgaggcactaaagagtgagtacttaacggttgaagatccgttagctCTCTGGGAGGCCTTGCGAAGCAGATATaatcaccagacaacggtgattcttccaaaagcTCGCTATGAGTGGTCTCACCTGAGAATTCAGGATTTCAAATCAGTGGCGGAGTACAATTATGCGTTGTTCAGgattacctctcagatgaagctcTGTGGGGATACCATTACTGATGAAATATTGCTGGAAAAGACTTACAGCACATTTCATGCCAATAACGTGCTCCTGCAGCAGCAGTATAGAGCGCGAGGCTacactgaatacaaccagctgatatctgtgctcctggtagctgaacagaacaatgagctcctgatgaaaaaccataattcccgacctactggatctGCACCATTCCCAGAAGTAAATGATACTTCCCTTGAAGTGAACGCCACATCCTCTGGTGGTAATTATCATAAACAAGGACGTGGCCACAAACGAGGTCGATAG